Proteins encoded together in one Mus musculus strain C57BL/6J chromosome 16, GRCm38.p6 C57BL/6J window:
- the Smim34 gene encoding small integral membrane protein 34A isoform X1 has product MTWRFTSIKWTPQEAFNQTQSSSLLRDPVEGKNSTGSARTLRLLDATSAAWYILTIIGIYGLIFLFRLASNILGKTKRSLEDVYYSSLTSELKRKGFQSKMAHCPSLIISNAAALQPQQLSLEPTCEDGRLHVGAQVVP; this is encoded by the coding sequence CAATCAAGTGGACACCCCAAGAAGCCTTCAACCAGACCCAGTCCAGCTCCCTCCTGCGTGACCCCGTCGAGGGGAAGAACAGCACTGGCTCTGCCAGGACCCTGAGGCTGCTGGATGCAACCAGCGCCGCCTGGTACATCCTCACCATCATCGGCATCTACGGGCTGATCTTCCTCTTCCGGCTGGCCAGCAACATCCTCGGGAAAACTAAGAGGTCCTTGGAGGATGTTTACTACTCAAGCTTAACTTCTGAGCTCAAAAGGAAAGGGTTTCAGAGCAAGATGGCCCATTGTCCGTCACTGATCATCAGCAACGCAGCCGCCCTTCAGCCTCAGCAGCTCAGCCTAGAGCCGACGTGTGAAGACGGCAGGCTCCACGTGGGAGCCCAGGTGGTCCCCTGA
- the Smim34 gene encoding small integral membrane protein 34A encodes MEPIKWTPQEAFNQTQSSSLLRDPVEGKNSTGSARTLRLLDATSAAWYILTIIGIYGLIFLFRLASNILGKTKRSLEDVYYSSLTSELKRKGFQSKMAHCPSLIISNAAALQPQQLSLEPTCEDGRLHVGAQVVP; translated from the coding sequence CAATCAAGTGGACACCCCAAGAAGCCTTCAACCAGACCCAGTCCAGCTCCCTCCTGCGTGACCCCGTCGAGGGGAAGAACAGCACTGGCTCTGCCAGGACCCTGAGGCTGCTGGATGCAACCAGCGCCGCCTGGTACATCCTCACCATCATCGGCATCTACGGGCTGATCTTCCTCTTCCGGCTGGCCAGCAACATCCTCGGGAAAACTAAGAGGTCCTTGGAGGATGTTTACTACTCAAGCTTAACTTCTGAGCTCAAAAGGAAAGGGTTTCAGAGCAAGATGGCCCATTGTCCGTCACTGATCATCAGCAACGCAGCCGCCCTTCAGCCTCAGCAGCTCAGCCTAGAGCCGACGTGTGAAGACGGCAGGCTCCACGTGGGAGCCCAGGTGGTCCCCTGA